A single region of the Anopheles funestus chromosome X, idAnoFuneDA-416_04, whole genome shotgun sequence genome encodes:
- the LOC125761114 gene encoding uncharacterized protein LOC125761114 isoform X1 — MKKKANIFELPPKCPALANKITGIFGWRHTYQVHQRQKGIPHCSQYLYKSYSLNLPRKVGSCETLETGSDGTVEVDGGGRSASSSIPGTVYRHAGGGTGNSCCTEPGTPNCETNPDSWVVVHHLQSQSGILDPEDHISDVADDREEIIAHYEDAAVGLDPGVQQGGGDGASGSSVGTGSPDIFQTSGPGGKGGVGGVAGTGESPSEGTTTGTAGVGTTAGIGSNTDSIVTVGGTGTGSGVPGVGGASCIEVFANEPAPLGLGLQVRRGSEPSLHQIGVTEQRSPLYNVNPNGNHQGTSKRWSAAPVCRSDSDPPPDRLLSPQQNGGGPPYHYHHHHHLLAEEWNVPEEDGQQQHDSLLPQTFNRSGRLSMQFLGAEAGTGYRWMDAAEKAAAAAATAATITPSASAASTAPHNQSSPAYGYQTYQNYVQQQQQQLQNHSFHSGSSDTMMGRGGNNSFSSKSLPRESTRKEPLGQAKASVYDSIREKDSEMLLVVNETGGPLGLTAIPDMERGGLLVQSVEPGSRAERGRLRRGDRILEINNIKLVGLSESSVQEHLKKSLASTELRLRVVRGSTRHRAGTKADQQYGAGRLVKSGSGPRYPRDNRIGQMMIEAEEKPTSAAKVATVSPTRKIPGAPSTGTSLQVANTRKLGKRIEITLTKGDHGLGFSVTTRDNPAGGHCPIYIKNILPKGAAVEDGRLKPGDRLLEVEGIPMTGKSQTEVVSILRGTPHGATLKIVVSRQQELAVDVKEREIGFNVESEPKNSPPKPPPPVMPKSSLKQSNSSNSLSKSVDTAAAYGDGMDGGNRTGVANCRSMPKLASGTVTASSPKTPTIQKKPLASILKSASTNHVAELLQHHQHDTGGGTGRGGGGGGGGGVATASGNISNGSVTSNNSSGVGGESLSGAAWKNREILTLHIPVHDTEKAGLGVSVKGKTGSGNCSSSTTGSGSGSSSRTDGDLGIFVKSVLHGGAASRDGRLKMNDQLLSVNGVSLLGQSNAEAMDTLRRAMLQSGGSYPGKIILKIARRIARPVSTGELLETMEQRSGVASNGEDQSTGGGGHSGTTVIYLSADKQSQNSTQAQQQNSHPAASQQQQQQSKRYSNPVLDRLTGGSVATVGVNSNSTGSLHHTSTLPLGASAGGGSSDTLTGSHYIRNSSTNSSTSTMNSQQQHHAPNNQRPSGQRSFAPSASSLVQPSSAPHGLRNESYYMATKDHWSTTSSATSLNGSNVVLIEEDPEPTSPTFHITRSLEGGTTGGNGGSVGVPNIGGMLGNGNTSTPNGADATYASQLSLETNPPPSDAFSRDAIGRRSMSEKHHAAMDARETGTYQRNKKLREKRDRDSKLLMAAGGGTTVTTSGGSLESIDLHQMARMNSLKQHHHQQQHGDGKGTTTAALAAHLLRAEAQDQLGDLGPSLGMKKSSSLESLQTMVQEIQMADEPRGPNALRTPRGRGREEILRAVVEQPAETQAKKHWLLEDGPPASMTNSGEFPDGGFVSRNSPFQSSLNDGKGAKLRAKKSGGLLRGIGHMFRFGKHRKDVIVPTGTITSTGSGEPAIDYTGPAAVPTQQQHTGPSASAMIDSSNGAGGQKNGGSNTIAKRGTLNTGPAGSNASRYIVFDPSSVERSASSGVVYGHTQPPHYQPPPPPPPVGTGGGPSGTSIHHTDVFNHRYSHYVNYEELQQQISRRHHLYHSQRSARNTPPMMDMGLTATIAHQQQQQKHLHTSTLSNQQGKYKTSRPASSYHDGGGYETISTTGPPAATVVHHRKEPSSGGPKPDTGALLHEETNGGGEWHHHAGTSGAGGSIRNMRGPFVTQVKIQNQLSYQ, encoded by the exons atgaagaagaaagcGAACATCTTCGAGCTGCCACCAAAGTGTCCGGCGCTGGCGAATAAAATTACCGGCATCTTCGGATGGCGTCACACGTATCAGGTGCATCAGCGCCAGAAAGGTATACCGCATTGCAGCCAGTATCTGTACAAAAGTTACTCGCTCAATCTACCCCGGAAGGTGGGCAGCTGCGAGACGCTGGAAACTGGATCCGATGGTACGGTGGAAGTGGATGGTGGTGGCCGTTCAGCATCATCCTCCATCCCTGGAACCGTTTATCGCCATGCTGGGGGCGGTACCGGTAACAGCTGCTGCACCGAACCTGGCACACCGAATTGCGAAACA AATCCAGATTCGTGGGTCGTGGTACATCATCTACAGTCACAGTCGGGAATTCTCGACCCAGAAGATCACATCAGCGATGTGGCGGATGATCGGGAGGAGATCATTGCACACTACGAAGACGCTGCAGTAGGTTTAGACCCAGGCGTACAGCagggtggtggtgatggtgcgaGCGGCAGTTCCGTTGGTACCGGCAGCCCGGACATCTTTCAGACCTCAGGCCCGGGCGGCAAAGGTGGAGTTGGTGGTGTTGCCGGCACTGGTGAGTCACCCTCGGAGGGTACCACTACTGGTACGGCGGGTGTTGGAACTACTGCAGGTATTGGTAGTAACACCGACAGCATAGTAACGGTCGGTGGTACGGGTACCGGATCCGGTGTGCCGGGTGTTGGAGGTGCTTCCTGTATTGAGGTGTTTGCTAACGAGCCGGCACCACTCGGTTTGGGGCTGCAGGTGCGACGTGGCAGTGAACCCTCCCTGCATCAGATCGGTGTGACGGAGCAGCGCAGCCCACTGTACAACGTAAACCCGAACGGGAACCATCAGGGTACGAGCAAACGCTGGTCAGCTGCACCGGTATGTCGCAGTGACAGTGATCCACCGCCGGATCGTTTGCTTTCGCCGCAGCAGAACGGTGGTGGACCACCGTACcattaccatcatcaccatcatctgcTGGCGGAGGAATGGAACGTACCGGAGGAGgatgggcagcagcagcacgacaGTCTGCTGCCACAAACGTTTAACCGTTCTGGGCGGCTGTCGATGCAGTTTCTCGGTGCGGAAGCAGGCACCGGATACCGGTGGATGGATGCGGCCGAGaaggcagcggcagcagcagcaacagcagccaccATCACGCCATCAGCTTCTGCTGCTTCCACGGCGCCACACAACCAATCGTCACCGGCCTACGGGTACCAGACGTATCAGAACTAcgtacagcaacaacagcaacagctgcaaaACCATTCATTTCACTCTGGCAGCAGCGATACGATGATGGGTCGTGGTGGTAACAACAGCTTCAGCTCAAAGTCTCTACCAAGGGAGTCGACGCGCAAGGAACCGCTCGGGCAGGCGAAAGCATCCGTCTACGATTCGATACGTGAGAAGGatag CGAAATGCTACTGGTAGTGAACGAAACGGGCGGCCCGCTAGGACTCACCGCCATTCCGGATATGGAACGGGGTGGGCTGCTGGTGCAGAGCGTGGAACCGGGCAGTCGGGCCGAACGGGGCCGATTGCGGCGGGGCGATCGCATACTGGAGATCAACAACATTAAGCTCGTCGGACTCTCGGAAAGTTCCGTGCAGGAACATCTTAAGAAGAGCCTCGCATCGACGGAGCTACGATTGCGGGTGGTACGGGGCAGTACCAGACATCGGGCCGGTACGAAAGCGGACCAGCAGTACGGTGCCGGTCGGCTGGTAAAGAGTGGTAGCGGGCCACGCTATCCGCGCGACAACCGTATCGGACAGATGATGATCGAAGCGGAGGAGAAACCAACGTCGGCGGCGAAGGTCGCGACGGTATCGCCGACCCGTAAGATACCGGGCGCACCCTCGACCGGTACAAGCCTGCAGGTCGCCAACACGCGCAAGCTCGGGAAGCGTATCGAAATCACACTCACGAAAGGTGACCATGGGTTGGGCTTTTCCGTAACGACGCGTGACAATCCGGCCGGTGGACATTGTCCGATCTACATCAAGAACATACTGCCGAAGGGGGCTGCTGTAGAGGATGGTCGGCTAAAGCCGGGCGATCGGTTGCTCGAGGTGGAGGGTATCCCGATGACGGGCAAATCGCAAACGGAGGTCGTTTCGATACTGCGCGGTACACCGCACGGTGCTACACTGAAGATCGTTGTATCGCGCCAGCAGGAACTAGCGGTCGATGTGAAGGAGCGTGAAATA GGTTTTAATGTAGAAAGTGAACCAAAGAATTCGCCACcgaaaccaccaccaccggtgaTGCCAAAGTCATCGCTGAAGCAATCGAACAGTAGCAACAGTCTGTCGAAATCGGTCGACACTGCTGCTGCGTACGGTGATGGAATGGATGGTGGCAACCGGACGGGGGTAGCGAACTGTCGCTCCATGCCAAAGCTTGCCTCCGGCACGGTAACGGCTTCCTCACCGAAAACACCCACCATCCAGAAGAAACCGCTCGCCTCCATACTGAAGTCAGCTTCGACGAATCACGTGGCAGAGTTGCTGCAACATCATCAGCACGATACGGGCGGTGGTACGggtcgtggtggtggtggtggaggcggAGGTGGTGTTGCTACTGCTAGTGGCAATATTAGTAACGGTAGTGTAACGTCCAATAACAGTAGCGGCGTTGGTGGAGAATCACTGAGCGGTGCGGCGTGGAAGAACCGTGAGATACTAACACTCCACATACCGGTACACGATACGGAGAAGGCCGGGCTGGGTGTAAGCGTAAAGGGTAAGACGGGTTCCGGTAActgtagcagcagcaccacaGGCAGTggaagcggcagcagcagccgtaCGGACGGCGATCTCGGCATATTCGTAAAAAGCGTGCTGCACGGTGGAGCGGCCAGTCGGGACGGTCGACTAAAGATGAACGATCAGCTGCTGAGTGTGAACGGTGTGTCACTGTTAGGGCAATCGAATGCGGAAGCGATGGACACATTACGACGAGCAATGTTACAGTCTG GTGGTAGCTATCCGGGTAAAATAATACTGAAGATAGCACGACGCATTGCCCGTCCTGTAAGTACGGGCGAGCTGCTCGAAACGATGGAACAACGTTCGGGTGTGGCATCAAACGGTGAAGATCAATCGACGGGTGGTGGTGGACACTCTGGCACAACAGTGATCTACCTTAGTGCGGACAAACAGTCTCAAAACTCAACGCAAGCACAGCAGCAAAACTCCCATCCTGCAGCgtcacagcagcaacagcaacaaagcaAACGTTACAGCAATCCCGTACTCGATCGGCTTACCGGTGGTTCGGTGGCCACGGTCGGTGTGAACAGCAACAGTACCGGATCGTTACATCATACCAGCACGCTGCCACTCGGTGCATCAGCCGGCGGTGGCAGCAGTGACACGTTAACCGGCAGCCATTACATCCGTAACAGTAGCACAAACAGCAGCACTAGTACGATGAACAGCCAGCAACAACACCATGCGCCCAACAACCAAAGACCATCGGGGCAACGTTCGTTTGCACCGTCCGCTTCGTCGCTGGTGCAACCATCGTCGGCACCGCACGGATTGCGCAACGAGAGCTATTACATGGCCACCAAGGATCACTGGAGTACAACATCGTCCGCCACCAGCCTGAACGGAAGCAACGTTGTGCTGATCGAAGAAGATCCCGAACCTACTTCACC CACATTTCATATCACTCGTTCACTGGAAGGTGGTACCACCGGTGGTAATGGTGGCAGTGTCGGTGTACCTAATATCGGTGGTATGCTGGGTAATGGTAACACCTCCACACCGAACGGTGCTGACGCAACGTACGCATCACAGCTATCGCTCGAAACGAATCCACCACCGTCGGACGCATTCAGCCGGGATGCAATCGGGCGACGTTCCATGTCGGAGAAGCATCACGCCGCTATGGATGCACGGGAAACCGGGACGTATCAGCGGAACAAAAAGCTACGGGAAAAACGGGACCGCGACAGTAAGCTGCTTATGGCGGCTGGTGGTGGTACAACCGTGACAACGTCCGGTGGTTCGCTCGAATCGATCGATCTACACCAGATGGCGCGCATGAACAGTTTGAAGcaacatcaccatcagcagcagcacggtgACGGTAAGGGTACGACAACCGCCGCACTGGCGGCACATCTGTTGCGGGCCGAAGCGCAGGATCAGCTCGGTGATCTTGGACCTTCGCTAGGGATGAAGAAATCATCCAGCCTGGAATCGTTGCAAACGATGGTGCAGGAAATACAGATGGCGGACGAACCGAGGGGTCCAAACGCGTTACGTACACCGCGCGGTCGTGGACGGGAGGAAATACTACGCGCGGTAGTAGAGCAACCGGCAGAAACGC aAGCGAAAAAACACTGGCTCCTTGAGGACGGTCCACCCGCATCGATGACCAACTCCGGCGAGTTCCCGGACGGTGGTTTCGTGTCACGCAACAGTCCCTTCCAATCGTCCCTAAACGATGGTAAAGGGGCAAAGCTACGGGCGAAGAAGAGTGGCGGTCTTCTACGCGGCATCGGTCACATGTTCCGATTTGGCAAACATCGCAAGGATGTGATTGTACCGACGGGTACAATTACCTCCACCGGTTCCGGTGAGCCAGCGATCGACTATACCGGTCCGGCGGCGGTTCCCACCCAGCAGCAACACACCGGCCCATCCGCTAGCGCTATGATCGACAGCAGTAACGGTGCTGGTGGGCAGAAAAATGGCGGAAGTAATACCATCGCGAAGCGTGGTACACTTAACACCGGTCCGGCCGGTAGCAATGCGTCCCGCTATATTGTGTTCGATCCCAGTTCGGTGGAACGGTCCGCTTCATCCGGTGTCGTTTATGGCCATACGCAACCACCACACTATCaaccgccgccaccaccaccaccggtcgGTACGGGTGGTGGACCGTCGGGTACCTCGATACACCATACGGATGTGTTTAATCATCGATACTCTCACTACGTTAACTACGAGGAGCTGCAGCAACAGATTAG CCGACGCCATCATCTTTATCACTCGCAACGTTCCGCCCGTAACACACCGCCCATGATGGATATGGGACTCACCGCAACGATCgcacatcagcagcagcagcagaagcatcTGCACACCTCCACGCTGTCCAACCAGCAGGGCAAATATAAGACCAGTCGGCCCGCCTCAAGCTACCACGACGGTGGCGGGTACGAAACGATCTCCACCACCGGTCCACCAGCGGCGACGGTGGTACATCATCGGAAGGAACCGTCGAGCGGTGGCCCGAAACCAGACACCGGTGCACTGCTCCATGAAGAAACGAACGGTGGTGGCGAATGGCACCATCACGCGGGCACATCCGGTGCCGGTGGCTCGATACGGAACATGCGTGGTCCGTTCGTAACACAAGTGAAAATTCAGAATCAACTATCATACCAATAG
- the LOC125761114 gene encoding uncharacterized protein LOC125761114 isoform X3, translated as MQSLNPDSWVVVHHLQSQSGILDPEDHISDVADDREEIIAHYEDAAVGLDPGVQQGGGDGASGSSVGTGSPDIFQTSGPGGKGGVGGVAGTGESPSEGTTTGTAGVGTTAGIGSNTDSIVTVGGTGTGSGVPGVGGASCIEVFANEPAPLGLGLQVRRGSEPSLHQIGVTEQRSPLYNVNPNGNHQGTSKRWSAAPVCRSDSDPPPDRLLSPQQNGGGPPYHYHHHHHLLAEEWNVPEEDGQQQHDSLLPQTFNRSGRLSMQFLGAEAGTGYRWMDAAEKAAAAAATAATITPSASAASTAPHNQSSPAYGYQTYQNYVQQQQQQLQNHSFHSGSSDTMMGRGGNNSFSSKSLPRESTRKEPLGQAKASVYDSIREKDSEMLLVVNETGGPLGLTAIPDMERGGLLVQSVEPGSRAERGRLRRGDRILEINNIKLVGLSESSVQEHLKKSLASTELRLRVVRGSTRHRAGTKADQQYGAGRLVKSGSGPRYPRDNRIGQMMIEAEEKPTSAAKVATVSPTRKIPGAPSTGTSLQVANTRKLGKRIEITLTKGDHGLGFSVTTRDNPAGGHCPIYIKNILPKGAAVEDGRLKPGDRLLEVEGIPMTGKSQTEVVSILRGTPHGATLKIVVSRQQELAVDVKEREIGFNVESEPKNSPPKPPPPVMPKSSLKQSNSSNSLSKSVDTAAAYGDGMDGGNRTGVANCRSMPKLASGTVTASSPKTPTIQKKPLASILKSASTNHVAELLQHHQHDTGGGTGRGGGGGGGGGVATASGNISNGSVTSNNSSGVGGESLSGAAWKNREILTLHIPVHDTEKAGLGVSVKGKTGSGNCSSSTTGSGSGSSSRTDGDLGIFVKSVLHGGAASRDGRLKMNDQLLSVNGVSLLGQSNAEAMDTLRRAMLQSGGSYPGKIILKIARRIARPVSTGELLETMEQRSGVASNGEDQSTGGGGHSGTTVIYLSADKQSQNSTQAQQQNSHPAASQQQQQQSKRYSNPVLDRLTGGSVATVGVNSNSTGSLHHTSTLPLGASAGGGSSDTLTGSHYIRNSSTNSSTSTMNSQQQHHAPNNQRPSGQRSFAPSASSLVQPSSAPHGLRNESYYMATKDHWSTTSSATSLNGSNVVLIEEDPEPTSPTFHITRSLEGGTTGGNGGSVGVPNIGGMLGNGNTSTPNGADATYASQLSLETNPPPSDAFSRDAIGRRSMSEKHHAAMDARETGTYQRNKKLREKRDRDSKLLMAAGGGTTVTTSGGSLESIDLHQMARMNSLKQHHHQQQHGDGKGTTTAALAAHLLRAEAQDQLGDLGPSLGMKKSSSLESLQTMVQEIQMADEPRGPNALRTPRGRGREEILRAVVEQPAETQAKKHWLLEDGPPASMTNSGEFPDGGFVSRNSPFQSSLNDGKGAKLRAKKSGGLLRGIGHMFRFGKHRKDVIVPTGTITSTGSGEPAIDYTGPAAVPTQQQHTGPSASAMIDSSNGAGGQKNGGSNTIAKRGTLNTGPAGSNASRYIVFDPSSVERSASSGVVYGHTQPPHYQPPPPPPPVGTGGGPSGTSIHHTDVFNHRYSHYVNYEELQQQISRRHHLYHSQRSARNTPPMMDMGLTATIAHQQQQQKHLHTSTLSNQQGKYKTSRPASSYHDGGGYETISTTGPPAATVVHHRKEPSSGGPKPDTGALLHEETNGGGEWHHHAGTSGAGGSIRNMRGPFVTQVKIQNQLSYQ; from the exons ATGCAGTCTTTG AATCCAGATTCGTGGGTCGTGGTACATCATCTACAGTCACAGTCGGGAATTCTCGACCCAGAAGATCACATCAGCGATGTGGCGGATGATCGGGAGGAGATCATTGCACACTACGAAGACGCTGCAGTAGGTTTAGACCCAGGCGTACAGCagggtggtggtgatggtgcgaGCGGCAGTTCCGTTGGTACCGGCAGCCCGGACATCTTTCAGACCTCAGGCCCGGGCGGCAAAGGTGGAGTTGGTGGTGTTGCCGGCACTGGTGAGTCACCCTCGGAGGGTACCACTACTGGTACGGCGGGTGTTGGAACTACTGCAGGTATTGGTAGTAACACCGACAGCATAGTAACGGTCGGTGGTACGGGTACCGGATCCGGTGTGCCGGGTGTTGGAGGTGCTTCCTGTATTGAGGTGTTTGCTAACGAGCCGGCACCACTCGGTTTGGGGCTGCAGGTGCGACGTGGCAGTGAACCCTCCCTGCATCAGATCGGTGTGACGGAGCAGCGCAGCCCACTGTACAACGTAAACCCGAACGGGAACCATCAGGGTACGAGCAAACGCTGGTCAGCTGCACCGGTATGTCGCAGTGACAGTGATCCACCGCCGGATCGTTTGCTTTCGCCGCAGCAGAACGGTGGTGGACCACCGTACcattaccatcatcaccatcatctgcTGGCGGAGGAATGGAACGTACCGGAGGAGgatgggcagcagcagcacgacaGTCTGCTGCCACAAACGTTTAACCGTTCTGGGCGGCTGTCGATGCAGTTTCTCGGTGCGGAAGCAGGCACCGGATACCGGTGGATGGATGCGGCCGAGaaggcagcggcagcagcagcaacagcagccaccATCACGCCATCAGCTTCTGCTGCTTCCACGGCGCCACACAACCAATCGTCACCGGCCTACGGGTACCAGACGTATCAGAACTAcgtacagcaacaacagcaacagctgcaaaACCATTCATTTCACTCTGGCAGCAGCGATACGATGATGGGTCGTGGTGGTAACAACAGCTTCAGCTCAAAGTCTCTACCAAGGGAGTCGACGCGCAAGGAACCGCTCGGGCAGGCGAAAGCATCCGTCTACGATTCGATACGTGAGAAGGatag CGAAATGCTACTGGTAGTGAACGAAACGGGCGGCCCGCTAGGACTCACCGCCATTCCGGATATGGAACGGGGTGGGCTGCTGGTGCAGAGCGTGGAACCGGGCAGTCGGGCCGAACGGGGCCGATTGCGGCGGGGCGATCGCATACTGGAGATCAACAACATTAAGCTCGTCGGACTCTCGGAAAGTTCCGTGCAGGAACATCTTAAGAAGAGCCTCGCATCGACGGAGCTACGATTGCGGGTGGTACGGGGCAGTACCAGACATCGGGCCGGTACGAAAGCGGACCAGCAGTACGGTGCCGGTCGGCTGGTAAAGAGTGGTAGCGGGCCACGCTATCCGCGCGACAACCGTATCGGACAGATGATGATCGAAGCGGAGGAGAAACCAACGTCGGCGGCGAAGGTCGCGACGGTATCGCCGACCCGTAAGATACCGGGCGCACCCTCGACCGGTACAAGCCTGCAGGTCGCCAACACGCGCAAGCTCGGGAAGCGTATCGAAATCACACTCACGAAAGGTGACCATGGGTTGGGCTTTTCCGTAACGACGCGTGACAATCCGGCCGGTGGACATTGTCCGATCTACATCAAGAACATACTGCCGAAGGGGGCTGCTGTAGAGGATGGTCGGCTAAAGCCGGGCGATCGGTTGCTCGAGGTGGAGGGTATCCCGATGACGGGCAAATCGCAAACGGAGGTCGTTTCGATACTGCGCGGTACACCGCACGGTGCTACACTGAAGATCGTTGTATCGCGCCAGCAGGAACTAGCGGTCGATGTGAAGGAGCGTGAAATA GGTTTTAATGTAGAAAGTGAACCAAAGAATTCGCCACcgaaaccaccaccaccggtgaTGCCAAAGTCATCGCTGAAGCAATCGAACAGTAGCAACAGTCTGTCGAAATCGGTCGACACTGCTGCTGCGTACGGTGATGGAATGGATGGTGGCAACCGGACGGGGGTAGCGAACTGTCGCTCCATGCCAAAGCTTGCCTCCGGCACGGTAACGGCTTCCTCACCGAAAACACCCACCATCCAGAAGAAACCGCTCGCCTCCATACTGAAGTCAGCTTCGACGAATCACGTGGCAGAGTTGCTGCAACATCATCAGCACGATACGGGCGGTGGTACGggtcgtggtggtggtggtggaggcggAGGTGGTGTTGCTACTGCTAGTGGCAATATTAGTAACGGTAGTGTAACGTCCAATAACAGTAGCGGCGTTGGTGGAGAATCACTGAGCGGTGCGGCGTGGAAGAACCGTGAGATACTAACACTCCACATACCGGTACACGATACGGAGAAGGCCGGGCTGGGTGTAAGCGTAAAGGGTAAGACGGGTTCCGGTAActgtagcagcagcaccacaGGCAGTggaagcggcagcagcagccgtaCGGACGGCGATCTCGGCATATTCGTAAAAAGCGTGCTGCACGGTGGAGCGGCCAGTCGGGACGGTCGACTAAAGATGAACGATCAGCTGCTGAGTGTGAACGGTGTGTCACTGTTAGGGCAATCGAATGCGGAAGCGATGGACACATTACGACGAGCAATGTTACAGTCTG GTGGTAGCTATCCGGGTAAAATAATACTGAAGATAGCACGACGCATTGCCCGTCCTGTAAGTACGGGCGAGCTGCTCGAAACGATGGAACAACGTTCGGGTGTGGCATCAAACGGTGAAGATCAATCGACGGGTGGTGGTGGACACTCTGGCACAACAGTGATCTACCTTAGTGCGGACAAACAGTCTCAAAACTCAACGCAAGCACAGCAGCAAAACTCCCATCCTGCAGCgtcacagcagcaacagcaacaaagcaAACGTTACAGCAATCCCGTACTCGATCGGCTTACCGGTGGTTCGGTGGCCACGGTCGGTGTGAACAGCAACAGTACCGGATCGTTACATCATACCAGCACGCTGCCACTCGGTGCATCAGCCGGCGGTGGCAGCAGTGACACGTTAACCGGCAGCCATTACATCCGTAACAGTAGCACAAACAGCAGCACTAGTACGATGAACAGCCAGCAACAACACCATGCGCCCAACAACCAAAGACCATCGGGGCAACGTTCGTTTGCACCGTCCGCTTCGTCGCTGGTGCAACCATCGTCGGCACCGCACGGATTGCGCAACGAGAGCTATTACATGGCCACCAAGGATCACTGGAGTACAACATCGTCCGCCACCAGCCTGAACGGAAGCAACGTTGTGCTGATCGAAGAAGATCCCGAACCTACTTCACC CACATTTCATATCACTCGTTCACTGGAAGGTGGTACCACCGGTGGTAATGGTGGCAGTGTCGGTGTACCTAATATCGGTGGTATGCTGGGTAATGGTAACACCTCCACACCGAACGGTGCTGACGCAACGTACGCATCACAGCTATCGCTCGAAACGAATCCACCACCGTCGGACGCATTCAGCCGGGATGCAATCGGGCGACGTTCCATGTCGGAGAAGCATCACGCCGCTATGGATGCACGGGAAACCGGGACGTATCAGCGGAACAAAAAGCTACGGGAAAAACGGGACCGCGACAGTAAGCTGCTTATGGCGGCTGGTGGTGGTACAACCGTGACAACGTCCGGTGGTTCGCTCGAATCGATCGATCTACACCAGATGGCGCGCATGAACAGTTTGAAGcaacatcaccatcagcagcagcacggtgACGGTAAGGGTACGACAACCGCCGCACTGGCGGCACATCTGTTGCGGGCCGAAGCGCAGGATCAGCTCGGTGATCTTGGACCTTCGCTAGGGATGAAGAAATCATCCAGCCTGGAATCGTTGCAAACGATGGTGCAGGAAATACAGATGGCGGACGAACCGAGGGGTCCAAACGCGTTACGTACACCGCGCGGTCGTGGACGGGAGGAAATACTACGCGCGGTAGTAGAGCAACCGGCAGAAACGC aAGCGAAAAAACACTGGCTCCTTGAGGACGGTCCACCCGCATCGATGACCAACTCCGGCGAGTTCCCGGACGGTGGTTTCGTGTCACGCAACAGTCCCTTCCAATCGTCCCTAAACGATGGTAAAGGGGCAAAGCTACGGGCGAAGAAGAGTGGCGGTCTTCTACGCGGCATCGGTCACATGTTCCGATTTGGCAAACATCGCAAGGATGTGATTGTACCGACGGGTACAATTACCTCCACCGGTTCCGGTGAGCCAGCGATCGACTATACCGGTCCGGCGGCGGTTCCCACCCAGCAGCAACACACCGGCCCATCCGCTAGCGCTATGATCGACAGCAGTAACGGTGCTGGTGGGCAGAAAAATGGCGGAAGTAATACCATCGCGAAGCGTGGTACACTTAACACCGGTCCGGCCGGTAGCAATGCGTCCCGCTATATTGTGTTCGATCCCAGTTCGGTGGAACGGTCCGCTTCATCCGGTGTCGTTTATGGCCATACGCAACCACCACACTATCaaccgccgccaccaccaccaccggtcgGTACGGGTGGTGGACCGTCGGGTACCTCGATACACCATACGGATGTGTTTAATCATCGATACTCTCACTACGTTAACTACGAGGAGCTGCAGCAACAGATTAG CCGACGCCATCATCTTTATCACTCGCAACGTTCCGCCCGTAACACACCGCCCATGATGGATATGGGACTCACCGCAACGATCgcacatcagcagcagcagcagaagcatcTGCACACCTCCACGCTGTCCAACCAGCAGGGCAAATATAAGACCAGTCGGCCCGCCTCAAGCTACCACGACGGTGGCGGGTACGAAACGATCTCCACCACCGGTCCACCAGCGGCGACGGTGGTACATCATCGGAAGGAACCGTCGAGCGGTGGCCCGAAACCAGACACCGGTGCACTGCTCCATGAAGAAACGAACGGTGGTGGCGAATGGCACCATCACGCGGGCACATCCGGTGCCGGTGGCTCGATACGGAACATGCGTGGTCCGTTCGTAACACAAGTGAAAATTCAGAATCAACTATCATACCAATAG